In Oceanibaculum nanhaiense, the following proteins share a genomic window:
- the thiC gene encoding phosphomethylpyrimidine synthase ThiC yields the protein MSSEKFTVTTGPLPASRKIHVPGSLFPDIRVALREIDLEPSSGEPPVRVYDTYGPYSDPAASIDIARGLPALRRPWIEARGDVETYEGRDIKPEDDGLKPGEAAKVAMFDRANIRPLRAKHGQAVTQLAYARAGIITPEMEYIAVRENLGRERLKEQAVRDGESFGAAIPDYVTPEFVRDEVASGRAIIPANINHPEIEPMIIGRNFLVKINANIGNSAVSSSVAEEVDKMVWSIRWGADTVMDLSTGRNIHTTREWILRNSPVPIGTVPIYQALEKVGGKAEDLTWEIYRDTLIEQAEQGVDYFTIHAGVRLAYIPLTAKRVTGIVSRGGSILAKWCLAHHKENFLYTHFEEICEIMKAYDVSFSLGDGLRPGSIADANDAAQFAELETLGELTKVAWKHDVQVMIEGPGHVPMHKIKANMDKQLAVCGEAPFYTLGPLTTDIAPGYDHITSGIGAAMIGWFGTAMLCYVTPKEHLGLPDRDDVKVGVITYKLAAHAADLAKGHPAAQVRDDALSRARFEFRWRDQFNLSLDPETAEKFHDQTLPAEGAKLAHFCSMCGPKFCSMKISQEVREYALSGMDEMSRNFREQGGDILIAQPAVKPAAE from the coding sequence ATGTCGTCCGAAAAATTTACCGTCACCACCGGCCCGCTGCCGGCCTCGCGCAAAATCCATGTGCCGGGCAGCCTCTTCCCCGATATCCGTGTCGCCCTGCGCGAGATCGATCTGGAGCCGTCTTCCGGCGAACCGCCGGTCCGGGTCTATGACACCTACGGCCCCTATAGCGACCCGGCAGCATCCATCGATATCGCGCGCGGCCTGCCGGCGCTGCGCCGCCCCTGGATCGAGGCGCGCGGCGATGTCGAGACCTATGAGGGGCGCGACATAAAGCCGGAGGATGACGGGCTGAAGCCGGGCGAGGCCGCGAAGGTGGCGATGTTCGACCGCGCCAATATCCGACCCCTGCGGGCGAAGCATGGGCAGGCGGTTACCCAGCTGGCCTATGCCCGCGCCGGCATCATCACGCCGGAGATGGAATACATCGCGGTGCGTGAGAATCTCGGCCGGGAGCGGCTGAAGGAACAGGCCGTCCGCGACGGCGAAAGCTTCGGCGCCGCCATCCCGGATTACGTGACGCCGGAGTTCGTGCGTGACGAGGTGGCGTCCGGGCGGGCCATCATCCCGGCCAACATCAACCATCCGGAGATCGAGCCGATGATCATCGGCCGCAATTTCCTGGTGAAGATCAACGCCAATATCGGCAATTCCGCCGTCTCCTCCTCGGTCGCGGAGGAGGTGGACAAGATGGTCTGGTCGATCCGCTGGGGCGCCGACACGGTGATGGACCTCTCCACCGGGCGCAACATCCACACCACGCGGGAATGGATCCTGCGCAATTCCCCGGTGCCCATCGGTACGGTGCCGATCTATCAGGCGCTGGAGAAGGTCGGCGGCAAGGCGGAAGACCTCACCTGGGAAATCTACCGCGACACGCTGATCGAACAGGCCGAGCAGGGCGTGGATTACTTCACCATCCATGCCGGGGTGCGGCTTGCCTATATCCCGCTGACCGCGAAGCGCGTCACCGGCATCGTCAGCCGTGGCGGGTCGATCCTCGCCAAATGGTGCCTCGCCCATCACAAGGAGAATTTCCTCTACACGCATTTCGAGGAAATCTGCGAAATCATGAAGGCCTATGACGTGTCCTTCTCGCTGGGCGACGGCTTGCGCCCCGGCTCCATCGCGGACGCCAACGACGCCGCCCAGTTCGCCGAGCTGGAGACGCTGGGCGAGCTGACTAAGGTCGCCTGGAAGCACGATGTGCAGGTGATGATCGAGGGGCCGGGCCATGTGCCGATGCACAAGATCAAGGCCAACATGGACAAGCAGCTGGCGGTCTGCGGCGAGGCGCCGTTCTACACGCTGGGGCCGCTGACCACCGATATCGCACCGGGCTATGACCACATCACCTCGGGCATCGGGGCGGCGATGATCGGCTGGTTCGGCACGGCGATGCTGTGCTACGTCACGCCGAAGGAGCATCTCGGCCTGCCTGACCGCGATGATGTGAAGGTCGGCGTCATCACCTACAAGCTGGCCGCCCATGCCGCCGACCTCGCCAAGGGCCATCCGGCGGCGCAGGTCAGGGACGATGCGCTGAGCCGGGCCCGCTTCGAATTCCGCTGGCGCGACCAGTTCAATTTGTCGCTCGACCCCGAAACGGCGGAGAAGTTCCATGACCAGACCCTGCCGGCCGAGGGGGCCAAGCTGGCGCATTTCTGCTCGATGTGCGGGCCGAAATTCTGCTCGATGAAGATCAGCCAGGAGGTGCGTGAATACGCGCTGAGCGGCATGGACGAGATGTCGCGGAATTTCCGCGAACAGGGCGGGGATATCCTGATCGCGCAACCGGCAGTGAAGCCGGCGGCGGAATAA
- a CDS encoding PAS domain-containing protein: MLSIQHEELAALHRFWLALSKDGRLPARHDFLAEHLAPWIGHISLLEVERDPLRFRFLVHGGHFTLLTGSNLTGRYLEDGLSPRYRDIVLDSYREVVETRQAVHQHYTDDTQPWRELDRLLLPLADDGVTVDRVMVGLYTLVDPPSKGGSRLLSSRN, encoded by the coding sequence ATGCTCTCAATTCAGCACGAAGAACTGGCTGCGCTGCATCGCTTCTGGCTTGCCCTGTCGAAAGACGGGCGGCTGCCGGCGCGCCATGATTTCCTGGCCGAGCATCTCGCCCCCTGGATCGGCCATATCAGCCTGCTGGAGGTGGAGCGCGATCCCCTGCGCTTCCGCTTCCTCGTGCATGGCGGCCATTTCACCCTGCTGACCGGCAGCAACCTGACCGGCCGTTACCTGGAAGACGGGCTGAGCCCGCGCTATCGCGACATCGTGCTGGACAGCTACCGGGAAGTCGTGGAAACCCGGCAGGCGGTCCATCAGCACTATACCGACGACACCCAGCCCTGGCGCGAACTCGACCGGCTGCTGCTGCCGCTGGCCGATGACGGCGTGACGGTGGACCGGGTCATGGTCGGGCTCTATACCCTCGTCGATCCACCGTCCAAGGGCGGCTCCCGGCTGCTCTCCAGCCGGAACTGA
- a CDS encoding PAS domain-containing protein: MTAPVEIAHGKLRALHRFWESLRPAPDLLPGRQHFNAEDIWPWIGHIGMVDVERGGRPGVPFRFRIRLQGEHLARLTGNGRPSLYLDETLHTKYRDLILAQHSEAAATSMPVYRIQIDEAKSWKRIDRLVLPFASDGHSVDLLMTGLYMAVTPSRPCAPEGQ, translated from the coding sequence ATGACCGCACCTGTTGAAATCGCGCACGGCAAGCTGCGCGCCCTGCATCGTTTCTGGGAGTCGCTGCGCCCGGCGCCCGATCTGCTGCCGGGCCGCCAGCATTTCAACGCCGAGGATATCTGGCCCTGGATCGGCCATATCGGGATGGTGGATGTCGAACGCGGCGGTCGGCCGGGCGTGCCCTTCCGCTTCCGCATCCGGCTGCAGGGCGAGCATCTGGCGCGGCTGACCGGCAATGGGCGACCCTCGCTCTATCTCGATGAGACGCTGCACACAAAATACCGCGACCTGATCCTGGCGCAGCACAGCGAGGCGGCGGCTACCAGCATGCCGGTCTATCGCATCCAGATCGACGAGGCCAAATCCTGGAAGCGCATCGACCGGCTGGTCCTGCCCTTCGCCAGCGATGGCCACAGCGTCGATCTGCTGATGACCGGCCTCTACATGGCGGTCACGCCATCGCGCCCCTGCGCCCCGGAAGGACAGTGA
- a CDS encoding TetR/AcrR family transcriptional regulator — MDIPLLDSEMPDTTMAEPAAGSKPAQVLAAARAEFLRHGFAATNMDKIARVAGVSKATVYAHFGSKEELFAAMVATNCRRIAESLAEETLEGLPVRAALTQIGRQFLSFLLSPDTQAIYRVVVSEAPRFPDLGRRFYAAGPQNTRGRIARYLERASARGLIRLDDPVRATELFLGMLIGPRHLKRVLGLEPPPPPAELNAAVDHAVDCFLILHPAPIHPAHPADSVTGTS; from the coding sequence GTGGACATACCCCTGCTCGACAGCGAGATGCCCGACACCACGATGGCGGAACCGGCGGCCGGCTCCAAGCCGGCGCAGGTGCTGGCCGCCGCCCGCGCGGAATTCCTGCGCCATGGCTTCGCCGCCACCAACATGGACAAGATCGCGCGCGTGGCCGGCGTCTCCAAGGCCACGGTCTATGCCCATTTCGGCAGCAAGGAAGAGCTGTTCGCGGCGATGGTCGCGACCAACTGCCGGCGCATCGCCGAAAGCCTGGCCGAGGAAACCCTGGAAGGGCTGCCGGTGCGCGCGGCGCTGACCCAGATCGGCCGGCAGTTCCTCAGCTTCCTGCTCAGTCCCGACACCCAGGCGATCTATCGCGTGGTGGTGTCCGAGGCGCCGCGCTTCCCCGATCTTGGCCGGCGCTTCTATGCCGCCGGGCCGCAGAACACGCGCGGCCGCATCGCGCGTTATCTGGAGCGGGCATCGGCACGCGGGCTGATCCGCCTCGATGACCCGGTGCGGGCCACCGAACTATTCCTCGGCATGCTGATCGGGCCGCGCCATCTGAAGCGCGTGCTGGGGCTGGAGCCGCCACCACCCCCGGCGGAGCTGAATGCCGCCGTGGACCATGCGGTCGATTGCTTCCTCATCCTCCATCCCGCGCCCATCCACCCGGCCCATCCAGCCGATAGCGTGACCGGCACTTCATAA
- a CDS encoding HlyD family secretion protein — translation MRKLVLMLAVAGLLSAALYAGWQWQHEWRFVEKTDNAYVHADISVISPTVPGYVDSVRVADNQPVRAGDVLVTLVDSDYAARVAEAAANVVSAQAAIIGIDSRLLLQLSLIEQAEAAAAGAQAELTRSRRDYERLQALRRDDVVSRQRLETVEADFAKATALMASARAAVAAERQRLDVLQSERVLADAKVAEARAVQSVAEVDLANTVIRAPVDGVVGNRGVQAGHYVRAGTNLLSVVPLPAVYLVANFKETQIGRMRTG, via the coding sequence ATGCGCAAGCTGGTGCTGATGCTGGCCGTGGCCGGGCTGTTGTCGGCTGCGCTCTATGCCGGCTGGCAATGGCAGCATGAATGGCGCTTCGTCGAGAAGACCGACAATGCCTATGTGCATGCCGATATCTCGGTCATCAGCCCGACCGTGCCCGGCTATGTGGACAGCGTGCGGGTCGCCGACAACCAGCCGGTCAGGGCGGGCGACGTGCTGGTTACGCTGGTCGATAGTGACTATGCCGCGCGCGTCGCCGAGGCGGCGGCCAATGTGGTGTCGGCGCAGGCGGCGATCATCGGCATCGACAGCCGCCTGCTGCTGCAGCTCTCGCTGATCGAGCAGGCGGAGGCGGCGGCCGCCGGGGCGCAGGCCGAGCTGACCCGCAGCCGGCGCGATTACGAGCGGTTGCAGGCACTGCGCCGTGACGATGTGGTCAGCCGGCAGCGGCTGGAGACGGTGGAGGCCGATTTCGCCAAGGCGACGGCATTGATGGCCAGCGCCCGGGCCGCGGTGGCGGCGGAGCGCCAGCGCCTCGACGTGCTGCAGAGCGAACGCGTGCTTGCCGATGCCAAGGTGGCGGAGGCCCGCGCGGTCCAGAGCGTCGCCGAGGTCGATCTCGCCAACACGGTGATCCGCGCGCCGGTCGATGGCGTGGTCGGCAATCGCGGTGTGCAGGCCGGGCATTATGTGCGCGCCGGCACCAATCTTCTGTCCGTCGTGCCGCTGCCCGCCGTGTATCTGGTGGCGAATTTCAAGGAGACCCAGATCGGCCGCATGCGCACCGGCTAG
- a CDS encoding HlyD family secretion protein, whose amino-acid sequence MRIAIDAFPDTPLEGRIDSVAPASGARFSLLPPENASGNFTKVVQRIPVRIALPQDHPLKGRLRPGLSAVVSVDIRDSGE is encoded by the coding sequence GTGCGCATCGCCATCGACGCCTTTCCGGACACGCCGCTCGAAGGCCGCATCGACAGCGTCGCCCCGGCCAGCGGCGCTCGGTTCAGCCTGCTGCCGCCGGAAAACGCCAGCGGCAATTTCACCAAGGTGGTGCAGCGCATCCCGGTCAGGATCGCCCTACCGCAGGATCATCCGCTGAAGGGACGGCTGCGCCCCGGCCTGTCGGCCGTGGTCTCGGTGGATATCCGCGATTCCGGAGAATGA
- a CDS encoding DHA2 family efflux MFS transporter permease subunit — MSSTPAPAPAPAPVPAPAIADRPPPTFRQKAGFFAMIFGMFMAILDVQIVASSLADIQAGLSASIEEISWVQTSYLIAEVVMIPLSGTLARILSTRVLFSLAALGFTVMSFACSLATSLEAMILARSLQGFFAGAMIPSIFSTAYTMFPRRSMGKVSVVIGLVATMGPTIGPTLGGFITQALGWHWLFNINIIPGLIVAATVWSCIDIDQPEPAYLRGLDVSGLVALATALGTLNYVLEEGPRNDWFEDQTIFRLALLSAASGCVFFWRAFTYRQPIVDLRAFSDRNFALGCFFSFVVGIGLFGSVYMTPLFLAQVRDYNALDIGIIMMVTGAFQFSVAPLVGTLSGRMDLRLMLAFGFSLFCFALYLNSFLTAESSYWEFFVPQAVRGVSLMFCFVPVNRLALGTLAPDKLKNGAGLYNLMRNLGGALGLAVINTLLVERGAHHLSYLSENLTLSRPEVQAYIDRLAERLGDSLAGGVAGDPELAAMKLLFQLAQREALVMSFNDCLLLIGLTFGAALIVMPLVKKRRD; from the coding sequence ATGAGCAGCACACCCGCCCCAGCCCCGGCCCCCGCCCCGGTCCCAGCCCCGGCTATCGCCGACCGGCCGCCACCGACCTTTCGCCAGAAGGCCGGATTCTTCGCCATGATCTTTGGCATGTTCATGGCGATCCTGGATGTCCAGATCGTCGCCAGCTCGCTGGCCGATATCCAGGCAGGATTGTCGGCCAGCATCGAGGAAATCAGCTGGGTCCAGACCTCCTACCTGATCGCCGAGGTGGTGATGATCCCGCTGTCCGGCACGCTGGCGCGCATCCTCTCGACGCGCGTGCTGTTCAGCCTGGCGGCGCTGGGCTTCACGGTGATGAGCTTCGCCTGCTCGCTGGCCACCAGCCTGGAGGCGATGATCCTGGCGCGCTCGCTGCAGGGTTTCTTCGCCGGGGCGATGATCCCGTCGATCTTCTCCACCGCCTACACCATGTTCCCGCGCCGGAGCATGGGGAAGGTCTCGGTCGTCATCGGGCTGGTCGCCACCATGGGACCGACCATCGGGCCGACGCTGGGCGGCTTCATCACCCAGGCCCTGGGCTGGCACTGGCTGTTCAACATCAACATCATCCCCGGCCTGATCGTCGCCGCGACGGTGTGGAGCTGCATCGATATCGACCAGCCGGAGCCGGCCTATCTGCGTGGCCTCGACGTGTCCGGCCTGGTGGCGCTGGCGACCGCGCTGGGCACGCTGAACTATGTGCTGGAGGAGGGGCCGCGGAACGACTGGTTTGAGGATCAGACGATCTTCCGGCTGGCCTTGCTGTCCGCTGCCTCTGGCTGCGTGTTCTTCTGGCGCGCCTTCACCTACCGCCAGCCGATTGTCGATCTGCGCGCCTTCAGCGACCGTAATTTTGCGCTGGGCTGCTTCTTCAGCTTCGTGGTCGGCATCGGCCTGTTCGGCTCGGTCTATATGACGCCGCTGTTCCTTGCCCAGGTGCGCGACTACAACGCCCTCGACATCGGCATTATCATGATGGTTACCGGCGCCTTCCAGTTCTCCGTCGCGCCGCTGGTCGGCACGCTGTCGGGCCGGATGGATCTGCGGCTGATGCTGGCGTTCGGCTTCTCGCTGTTCTGCTTCGCGCTCTATCTGAACAGTTTCCTGACGGCGGAATCGAGCTATTGGGAATTCTTTGTGCCGCAGGCGGTGCGCGGCGTGTCGCTGATGTTCTGCTTCGTGCCGGTGAACCGGCTGGCGCTGGGCACACTGGCGCCCGACAAGCTGAAGAACGGCGCCGGCCTCTATAATCTGATGCGCAATCTGGGCGGCGCGCTGGGCCTCGCGGTCATCAACACGCTGCTGGTGGAGCGCGGCGCCCACCATCTGTCCTACCTGAGCGAGAATCTGACGCTCAGCCGGCCGGAGGTGCAGGCCTATATCGACCGGCTGGCCGAGCGGCTGGGCGACAGCCTCGCCGGGGGCGTGGCGGGCGATCCCGAACTGGCGGCGATGAAGCTGCTGTTCCAGCTCGCCCAGCGCGAGGCGCTGGTGATGAGCTTCAATGACTGCCTGCTGCTGATCGGCCTCACCTTCGGGGCCGCGCTGATCGTCATGCCGCTGGTGAAGAAGCGGCGCGACTGA
- a CDS encoding TRAP transporter substrate-binding protein gives MILSKILKTATIAGLACGILAMGVGDAEAQKRIRWKMGSTYPGSLTQLGTLAKRVDAQIDLVSGGNIQIKFFEPGALVPALEVFDAVAQGSIDTAFSTPGYWAGKVPALQLFAAVPFGPNAGEYLAWFYFGGGKEIFDDIYHKNGIHSVMCAIIAPEASGWFRKEIKTAEDLKGLKMRFFGLGAKVMEKMGVSTQLLAAGDIYPALELGTIDATEFSMPAIDLKLGFHQVSKHYYFPGWHQQSTLFDLMINKEKWDALDKTQKAQIEAVCGDNIRHGFAEGEAIQFGALKELKAKGVNIHTWSPEILNQLEAAWQEVAKEQAADPDFKRAWESLQSFREDYALWKEVGYLK, from the coding sequence ATGATTCTAAGCAAAATTCTGAAGACCGCCACCATCGCGGGCCTTGCCTGCGGCATCCTGGCGATGGGCGTCGGCGATGCCGAGGCGCAAAAGCGCATCCGCTGGAAGATGGGCTCCACCTATCCGGGCTCGCTGACCCAGCTCGGCACGCTGGCCAAGCGCGTCGATGCCCAGATCGATCTGGTCTCGGGCGGCAACATCCAGATCAAATTCTTCGAGCCGGGCGCCCTGGTGCCGGCGCTGGAAGTGTTCGACGCGGTGGCGCAGGGCTCGATCGATACCGCCTTCTCGACGCCGGGCTACTGGGCCGGCAAGGTGCCGGCGCTGCAGCTGTTCGCGGCGGTGCCGTTCGGGCCGAATGCCGGCGAATATCTCGCCTGGTTCTATTTCGGCGGCGGCAAGGAAATCTTCGACGACATCTACCACAAGAACGGCATCCATTCGGTGATGTGCGCCATCATCGCGCCGGAGGCGTCGGGCTGGTTCCGCAAGGAGATCAAGACCGCCGAGGATCTGAAGGGCCTGAAGATGCGCTTCTTCGGCCTGGGCGCCAAGGTGATGGAGAAGATGGGCGTCTCGACGCAGCTGCTGGCGGCGGGCGACATCTATCCGGCGCTGGAGCTGGGCACCATCGACGCCACCGAATTCTCTATGCCCGCCATCGACCTGAAGCTGGGCTTCCATCAGGTTTCCAAGCATTACTACTTCCCCGGCTGGCATCAGCAATCGACGTTGTTCGACCTGATGATCAACAAGGAGAAGTGGGACGCGCTGGACAAGACCCAGAAGGCGCAGATCGAGGCGGTGTGCGGCGACAATATCCGCCATGGCTTCGCCGAGGGCGAGGCGATCCAGTTCGGCGCGCTGAAGGAGCTGAAGGCCAAGGGCGTGAACATCCACACCTGGTCGCCGGAGATTCTGAATCAGCTGGAAGCCGCCTGGCAGGAAGTGGCCAAGGAACAGGCTGCCGATCCGGACTTCAAGCGGGCCTGGGAGTCACTGCAGAGCTTCCGCGAGGATTACGCGCTCTGGAAGGAAGTCGGTTATCTGAAGTAA
- a CDS encoding TRAP transporter small permease subunit translates to MDTLIKVSDALNRFVIAVGKLAAWLAIPLMLVIIFDVVSRRFFVLGSTKLQELEWHLHAVLFLLCFAFAYVKDSHVRIELLRERFSGRTRAWIEIFGMVFFLAPYCYIILYFGYDFVLRSYLSHEVSSALTGLTHRWIIKAFVPLGFALLALAGLSSILRNLVYLFGPERLRERASLHLFATSEMEMPDKPPVTS, encoded by the coding sequence ATGGATACCCTGATCAAGGTCAGCGACGCGTTGAACCGCTTCGTGATCGCCGTCGGCAAGCTGGCCGCCTGGCTGGCCATCCCGCTGATGCTGGTCATCATCTTCGATGTCGTCAGCCGGCGCTTCTTCGTGCTGGGCTCGACCAAGCTGCAGGAGCTGGAATGGCATCTGCACGCGGTGCTGTTCCTACTTTGCTTCGCCTTCGCCTATGTAAAGGACAGCCATGTCCGCATCGAACTGCTGCGCGAACGGTTCAGCGGCCGCACCAGGGCCTGGATCGAGATTTTCGGGATGGTCTTCTTCCTCGCCCCCTATTGCTACATCATCCTGTATTTCGGCTATGATTTCGTGCTCCGCTCCTACCTGTCGCACGAGGTTTCCTCGGCGCTGACCGGCCTTACCCACCGCTGGATCATCAAGGCCTTCGTGCCGCTGGGCTTTGCCCTGCTGGCGCTGGCCGGGCTCTCCTCGATCCTGCGCAACCTGGTCTATCTGTTCGGCCCCGAGCGGCTGCGCGAACGCGCGTCGCTGCATCTCTTTGCGACCAGCGAGATGGAGATGCCGGACAAGCCGCCCGTCACCAGCTGA
- a CDS encoding TRAP transporter large permease, translated as MDFYIEDYFPVLMFVALALLLFSGLPVAIVLGGIGLAFGALGVVFDVFSPIEFFNIISRIFGGIVESLVLVAVPMFIFMGTMLEKSGVAKDLLHALQVLLRRVPGGLALSVTLMGTVMAATTGIIGASVVMMTLLALPVMLQRGYSHPLATGTICASGTLGILIPPSIMLVIMGDLLAISVGSLFLAAIIPGFMLSAIYLAYIATTSTINPKMAPPMPDEEGPDGTAALLIMVARSFIPPILLIMLVLGSIFAGWATPTEASGVGAFGATLLALFNRRLNFAVLKEVCERSALTGGMLFFIFVGATAFSYVFRSLGGDDLVIDFIEQLGFGPWGILFVLMGVVFFLGFFFDWIEITLIVLPVFAPIVGLLDFEGHVPQKDMVLWFAILVAVNLQTSFLTPPFGFALFYLKGVAPREVKIQAIYRGIIPFVILQVIGLGLVILFPELALWLPNLLLD; from the coding sequence ATGGATTTCTATATCGAAGATTATTTTCCGGTGCTGATGTTCGTGGCGCTGGCCCTGCTGCTGTTCTCCGGATTGCCGGTCGCCATCGTACTGGGCGGCATCGGCCTCGCCTTCGGCGCGCTGGGCGTGGTCTTCGACGTGTTCTCGCCGATCGAGTTCTTCAACATCATCTCGCGCATCTTCGGCGGTATCGTGGAAAGCCTGGTGCTGGTCGCGGTGCCGATGTTCATCTTCATGGGCACGATGCTGGAGAAATCCGGTGTGGCGAAGGATCTGCTGCACGCGCTGCAGGTGCTGCTGCGCCGGGTGCCGGGCGGGCTTGCCCTCTCAGTCACGCTGATGGGCACGGTGATGGCGGCGACCACCGGCATCATCGGCGCCTCGGTGGTGATGATGACGCTGCTGGCCCTGCCGGTCATGCTGCAGCGCGGTTACAGTCATCCGCTGGCCACCGGCACGATCTGCGCCTCGGGCACGCTGGGCATCCTGATCCCGCCCTCGATCATGCTGGTCATCATGGGCGACCTGCTGGCGATCTCGGTCGGCAGCCTGTTCCTGGCGGCGATCATTCCGGGCTTCATGCTGTCGGCGATCTATCTGGCCTATATCGCCACCACCAGCACGATCAATCCGAAGATGGCGCCGCCGATGCCGGACGAGGAAGGACCGGACGGCACGGCCGCACTGCTCATCATGGTGGCGCGCAGCTTCATCCCGCCGATCCTGCTGATCATGCTGGTGCTGGGGTCGATCTTCGCTGGCTGGGCGACGCCGACCGAGGCATCGGGTGTGGGGGCCTTCGGCGCCACGCTGCTGGCGCTGTTCAACCGGCGGCTGAATTTCGCGGTGCTGAAGGAAGTCTGCGAACGTTCGGCACTGACCGGCGGCATGCTGTTCTTCATCTTCGTTGGCGCGACCGCCTTCTCCTATGTCTTCCGCTCGCTGGGCGGTGATGATCTGGTGATCGACTTCATCGAGCAGCTGGGCTTCGGCCCCTGGGGCATCCTGTTCGTGCTGATGGGGGTGGTGTTCTTTCTGGGCTTCTTCTTCGACTGGATCGAGATCACCCTGATCGTGCTGCCGGTCTTCGCGCCCATCGTCGGGCTCTTGGATTTCGAGGGGCATGTGCCGCAGAAGGACATGGTGCTGTGGTTCGCCATCCTGGTGGCGGTGAACCTCCAGACCAGCTTCCTCACGCCGCCCTTCGGCTTCGCGCTGTTCTACCTGAAGGGCGTGGCCCCGCGCGAGGTGAAGATCCAGGCGATCTATCGCGGCATCATCCCCTTCGTGATCCTGCAGGTGATCGGCCTCGGCCTCGTCATCCTGTTCCCGGAACTGGCGCTCTGGCTACCCAACCTGCTGCTGGATTAG
- a CDS encoding type II toxin-antitoxin system RelE family toxin yields the protein MRQIAYSRTALKALRRMPATEARRIVGKIEQFAESPESLANNVAALAGSPFIRLRVGDWRVIMDDRGVVLDILDIGPRGGIYA from the coding sequence GTGAGGCAGATCGCCTACAGCCGGACGGCGCTGAAGGCCTTGCGACGGATGCCGGCGACCGAGGCCAGGCGCATCGTCGGCAAGATCGAGCAGTTTGCGGAATCGCCGGAAAGCCTGGCCAACAATGTGGCGGCACTGGCGGGATCACCCTTCATTCGCCTCCGGGTGGGGGACTGGCGGGTCATCATGGACGACCGGGGCGTTGTGCTGGATATCCTTGATATCGGGCCGCGCGGCGGAATTTACGCTTAG
- a CDS encoding helix-turn-helix domain-containing protein, producing the protein MQKIVTPGGETLVVLPLSDYERLLDAADIAVASKVRGDIAAGRDEMVPAALVTRLLAGENPVRVWRRHRGLTGRALAASAGIGAAYLSEIETGRKEGSLAVMKRLAEVLSVDLDDLV; encoded by the coding sequence ATGCAGAAGATCGTTACGCCGGGCGGAGAAACGCTTGTGGTGCTGCCGCTCTCGGATTACGAGCGGTTGCTTGATGCTGCCGATATTGCGGTGGCGTCGAAGGTTCGCGGCGATATCGCGGCGGGCAGGGACGAGATGGTGCCGGCGGCGCTGGTGACGCGGCTGCTGGCCGGGGAGAATCCGGTGCGGGTCTGGCGGCGGCATCGCGGCCTGACCGGGCGGGCGCTGGCCGCGTCTGCCGGGATTGGCGCCGCCTATCTGTCGGAGATCGAGACCGGCCGCAAGGAAGGCAGCCTTGCCGTCATGAAGCGCCTTGCCGAAGTGCTGTCGGTCGACCTCGACGATCTGGTGTAG
- a CDS encoding D-Ala-D-Ala carboxypeptidase family metallohydrolase has product MSFFAHWSQVPERLWRWPDFAPAEIASRGDGSILIAPDALDRLQALRDALRRPVIVTSAYRDPVHNARVGGAPLSRHKAGDAFDIALRGHDRAEMLEVARAAGFTGFGFYSSFLHVDCGPARQWGQRGDKSWTY; this is encoded by the coding sequence GTGAGCTTCTTCGCGCACTGGTCGCAGGTGCCGGAGAGGCTGTGGCGCTGGCCGGATTTCGCGCCTGCCGAGATCGCCAGCCGGGGCGACGGCTCGATCCTGATCGCGCCCGACGCACTCGACCGGCTTCAGGCGCTGCGCGATGCGCTGCGCCGGCCGGTGATCGTCACCTCGGCCTACCGCGATCCCGTCCACAATGCCCGGGTCGGCGGCGCCCCCTTGAGCCGCCACAAGGCGGGCGACGCCTTCGACATCGCGCTGCGCGGCCACGACCGGGCGGAAATGCTGGAAGTGGCGCGGGCGGCGGGTTTCACCGGCTTCGGCTTCTATTCCAGCTTCCTGCATGTCGATTGCGGGCCGGCGAGACAGTGGGGCCAAAGGGGAGACAAGTCATGGACATACTGA